Genomic DNA from bacterium:
CGATCACGAGCACCTTTACCCCCGCCATGAGCGTGGTGGTTCGAGGCGCGGACACAGAGCCCCCGCTCGCCCTCTTCCGGGCCGGCGACAAGCGCTTGAGGGGAGCCTCTCCGGCGCAGACCTGAAGACCGAATGCGACCTGGAACCGATGCCGTTACGTCACCCGGTCGCTACGATAGCCTTGGGTTTTCTTGCGTTCTACAACGATGAGGTGAGCACGATGATGTGGCCATATGGATACGGTCCGGGGTGGGGCTGGATGATCGGGGGGTGGGTTATGATGCTCGTGTTTTGGGCGCTGGTGATCATCGGTATCGTCGCGTTGGTTCGCTACTTGAGCGATCGGGGCGGCGCGACGCGGTTAAAGGAGCCAGAGGCGCCTCTCGATATCCTTCGCCGCCGATATGCGGCCGGGGACATCACTAAGGAACAGTTTGAGGAGATGAAGCGGAACGTGGCGTGAGAGGCGACGGTCGGCACGAAATCTCCGGCCATGATGCGATCGCATGCCGTGGAGGTGGAAGATGCTGCCAGCCGGTGCCTTGATTAAGACGCTCCGCCGGATCATCGCCGCTGTCGTGCTTGTTCCGGCGGCGCTTCAAGTGATCCCGGTTGCGTCCATCGGTTCGGTTCCCCGATCAGTAGTCGTGATCGATGCGCAAGATCCGCACCCCCTCTCCTCGGTCGTGCAATCGCGACGATGCACTACCTCGCCTCGATGCGACAACGGCAAGGACGGCATCGATATTGTCGAGTTGCTCACGGGCACACTACCCGCACTCCCGATGCTCGCTACGGTGCTGACGGACACGGACTGCGCTCCCGACCGCTACGGTATTTCGCATTGCCTCAACGCCCTGCGGCTCCGGAACGGAGACCGATTGGTGGTCCGCCACAATCACAATATGACCGCGTATCCTTGCCTCACGCCGGGTGACACCGTCCGCGTGACGAAGGCTAGCCAGACGAGGTGACCGAGACCACGTACAACAGACCCTCAAAGAGAAACTCGGCTCGACATTCCGGCGGCCATGCATGATTCGTCGGCTCGACTGGTTCTCGTCGTTGAGCCATG
This window encodes:
- a CDS encoding SHOCT domain-containing protein, translated to MMLVFWALVIIGIVALVRYLSDRGGATRLKEPEAPLDILRRRYAAGDITKEQFEEMKRNVA